A section of the Thauera chlorobenzoica genome encodes:
- a CDS encoding TOTE conflict system archaeo-eukaryotic primase domain-containing protein — protein MDFGLVDRTSSPETKIALFRSLFRGREDVYARRFESRSTGKSGYAPACANEWVRGVCEKPRIKCAACPHRRLLPLTDDVIRWHLSGCDPAGEPFVAGVYPLFPDETCAFLAVDFDKADWCEDVKAFLEICRRVHLPAALERSRSGRGGHLWLFFEEALPAALARRLGSCLLTETMERRPDVGLDSYDRLFPNQDILPQGGFGNLIALPLQKGPREQGNSVFVDDLLEPW, from the coding sequence ATGGATTTCGGCCTTGTCGATCGAACTTCGTCGCCTGAGACGAAGATCGCGCTGTTCCGGTCGCTGTTCCGCGGCCGCGAGGATGTGTACGCGCGGCGATTCGAGAGCCGGAGTACGGGCAAGTCCGGGTACGCTCCGGCCTGCGCCAATGAGTGGGTGCGCGGGGTCTGCGAGAAGCCGCGCATCAAGTGCGCCGCGTGTCCTCATCGCCGACTCCTTCCGCTGACCGACGATGTCATCCGCTGGCACCTGTCCGGCTGCGACCCTGCGGGCGAGCCCTTCGTCGCGGGTGTCTATCCGCTGTTCCCGGACGAAACCTGCGCCTTCCTCGCCGTCGATTTCGACAAGGCCGATTGGTGCGAGGATGTGAAGGCCTTTCTCGAAATCTGTCGTCGCGTGCACCTGCCGGCCGCGCTCGAGCGCTCCCGGTCCGGCCGGGGTGGACATCTCTGGCTGTTCTTCGAAGAAGCCCTTCCCGCGGCGCTGGCCCGACGACTCGGGTCCTGCCTGTTGACGGAAACGATGGAACGCCGCCCGGACGTCGGACTGGATTCCTACGACCGCCTGTTCCCGAATCAAGACATCCTGCCGCAAGGCGGATTCGGCAACCTGATCGCCCTGCCGTTGCAGAAGGGACCGCGCGAACAGGGCAACAGCGTCTTTGTCGATGACCTTCTCGAGCCTTGGTAA
- the tnpA gene encoding IS66 family insertion sequence element accessory protein TnpA, which translates to MSERSTFWLSHLSAIEAEGITTKAYAEREGLSPQALYQWRKRLVAGGRPSRAKLSGFVPIQIEPSVTARAGCTVVIDAQLRVECATLPGVDWLAALSAALAERGH; encoded by the coding sequence ATGTCGGAGCGCAGCACGTTTTGGTTGTCGCACCTGTCGGCGATCGAGGCCGAGGGCATCACCACGAAGGCCTACGCCGAACGCGAAGGCCTGTCGCCGCAGGCGCTCTACCAATGGCGCAAGCGCCTGGTGGCCGGCGGACGGCCCAGCCGCGCCAAGCTTAGTGGATTCGTCCCGATCCAGATCGAACCTTCAGTGACGGCCCGCGCGGGCTGCACGGTGGTGATCGACGCGCAGCTGCGGGTCGAGTGCGCGACGTTGCCTGGCGTCGACTGGCTGGCCGCACTGTCGGCGGCGCTTGCCGAGCGGGGGCACTGA
- the tnpB gene encoding IS66 family insertion sequence element accessory protein TnpB (TnpB, as the term is used for proteins encoded by IS66 family insertion elements, is considered an accessory protein, since TnpC, encoded by a neighboring gene, is a DDE family transposase.), with protein MHPGHSIGAVFLYRPAIDFRKSIGGLSALVEQELGLNPFGEALYLFINRRRDKLKALYWHRNGFCLWYKRLEAERFAWPAAEASSPTCTLTMKELEWLLEGFDLWAAKPHKTLHYQSVT; from the coding sequence ATGCACCCGGGGCACAGCATCGGCGCGGTGTTTCTGTACCGGCCAGCGATTGACTTCCGCAAATCCATCGGCGGGCTGTCGGCGCTGGTCGAGCAGGAACTGGGGCTGAACCCGTTCGGCGAAGCGCTGTACCTGTTCATCAACCGCCGCCGCGACAAGCTCAAGGCGCTGTACTGGCACCGCAACGGCTTCTGCCTCTGGTACAAGCGGCTCGAAGCCGAGCGCTTCGCCTGGCCGGCGGCCGAGGCGAGCTCGCCCACCTGCACGCTGACGATGAAGGAGCTCGAGTGGCTGCTCGAAGGCTTCGATTTGTGGGCAGCAAAGCCACATAAAACGCTGCATTACCAATCAGTTACGTAG